Proteins encoded by one window of Leopardus geoffroyi isolate Oge1 chromosome X, O.geoffroyi_Oge1_pat1.0, whole genome shotgun sequence:
- the MXRA5 gene encoding matrix-remodeling-associated protein 5 isoform X2 translates to MPSSRARWPALSVVLILLWGHPPAALACPHPCACYVPSEVHCTFRSLASVPAGISKHVERINLGFNSIQALSETSFAGLSKLELLMIHGNDIPSIPDGALRDLSSLQVFKFSYNKLRVITAQTLQGLWSLTRVHIDHNKIEFIHPQAFNGLTSLRLLHLEGNKLQQLHPGTFSTFTFLDYFRLSTIRHLYLADNMITTLPTGMLQNMPLLENLYLHGNPWSCDCKMKGFLEWDARSKGTLKCKKDKAYEGGQLCATCSSPRRLYKQEIHKLKDITCLKPSIESPLRQNMTRNSEEDQEQEEDGDGQLSLERFQFPPWNISLNMTDEHGNTVNLICDIKKPTDVYKIHLNQTDPQEIDINATVALDFECPMTRENYEKLWKLIAYYSEVPVRLNRELMLGKDPKVSYQYRQDADDDALYYTGVRAHVLAEPEWVMQPSIDIQLNRRQSTAKKVLLSYHSHYSLTMPAKEARQSRSRSWVMIEPSRAVHTAQIVLEGDPCQLSCNVKASESPSISWVLPDGSVLKGPMEDQHGKFSIVTSGWLRIRSTEQSDSGLYQCIAQVRDEMDQMVYRVFVQPPATQPPDGHTLTIPKNVGEPVMLPCSALAIPEAQLSWILPNKRIINNLANTSHASVLANGTLSIPKVQVSDGGYYRCVAVNRQGADHFTVGVTVSRKGSGRSSKKGRHPAGKTLSRVPGDVVEDEGGSGVGDGESTSRRFLHAKDQEELLKTKDDVVAGDKKTKKGRRKLKPWKNSEKEPETNIAEGRRVFESRRRINMANKQINPEHWADILARVRGKNLPKGTEIPRVIKTTTPPSVGPEVTPLLPAVPPPSVGEEGPARTTTSAEETSADAFPFGEDDQVSGTVSSTRMGPDSGHDGVILTEPKVTSTHLEEFIDHDFSKTEDTTPTQVDPKWATANVLISIPYESSPTLQTLHTVYEEPTNENTSTESWPAGDVGSMPEPTSNGYESPLGAIALAESETVSYVYPDVEADSQPDEENRKELTFDHFTPTPIVWVDDSRTSEPLDSVPLGEPAVQRQGHPRKQTDNTQLVEGASSTQGNPLIEKGTEENSQTPQEGDMPERDPTNSGDPKSMGKRVKSTPPLDSAPGAMNGITPSEHPSDTTLGALFDKDPTTVTAAMPTKKATSAWGPATHPSRKRPNGRKRLRAHRFRHRHKQTPPTTFAPTETFSTPPTQVPEAKVPEHVESSPVPTSWIGRTVGVPEQVQMEKQAEPVPKGTPRRKHGKRPNKHWHSTSTASFPTSASTPSPSPENKLKNVIVPSPETPLLSTTISLTTGDPRDRTTMEVSMTSTAKRHLSPNKLQEAIPVTYKPISDGKEMTNYGVTNINEHKTDSPVPDDPLSNAASPSGSEVSTVGDFQEESAPSSFPRTSHWNPGTARPGKPQTDIPVTSSVETLTNSPSLKRSEDMGFPSEFPPSVAASTLFQPVEPSSTEAETPTGAHDHRETTPAAITPWNPASTPAPAEGTASPFLATTLVSWAQTFTEPTSLSSRTPPLTDSKENVFLNYVGIPETKAAPVNNGGTQHVLRPHDLSTPSSKQNKFNLTPKRELGKEALDGKTQNSLPRGPDGKAGRVQLFHQPARVPSKPIPPRGTVRPPHVATEGSFRYFVTLQPPRHLTNKPEITAYPSRALPENKHFTTPRLPSTTSPMVSAQKPKPRLPSKFTDQGMDRFTVNPKVFGNNNIPDLREPGGKLPSSSVPHYPNGRFPFFFNRTLSFPQLGVTLKPQTPTSPAPSVREKKVNPGPSNRIHSQSIIHMDFGPPAPPLLHAPRATGPPSTNAQNIPVVYSTRSSVPNVVSSGQPSRSFHQTSSKLFSAGGPPASKFWTHGEKPQIITKSPQTVSVTAETDAMFPCEATGKPTPFITWTKVSTGALMTPNTRFQRFEVLQNGTFVIRKVQVQDRGQYMCTAKNLHGADRMGVLLSVTVQQPQILASHYQDVTVYLGDTIAMECLAKGTPAPQISWIFPDRRVWQTVSPVEGRVTLHENRTLSIKEASFSDRGVYKCVASNAAGADSLAIRLHVAALPPVIHQEKLENISLPPGLSIHIHCTAKAAPLPSVRWVLWDGTQIRPSQFINGNLFVFPNGTLYIRNLAPKDSGRYECVAANVVGSARRVVQLTVQRAAANARITGTSPQSTDVRYGATLRLDCSASGDPWPRILWRLPSKRMMDSLFSFDTRIKVFANGTLVVKSVTDKDAGDYLCVARNKVGDDFVVLKVNVVMRPAKIEHKEENDHKVFYGGDLKVDCVATGLPNPEISWSLPDGSLVNSFMQSDDGGGRTKRYVVFNNGTLYFNEVGMREEGDYTCFAENQVGKDEMTVRVKVVTEPAAIRNKTYAVVQVPYGDVVTVACEAKGEPTPRVTWLSPANRLIPASSDKYHIYQDGTLLIQKAQRSDSGNYTCVVRNSAGEDRKTVWIHVNVRSPTINGNPNAITTVREIAAGGSRKLIDCQAEGIPTPRVLWAFPEGVVLPAPYYGNRITIHRNGTLDIRSLRKSDSVQLACIGRNEGGEARLIVQLTVLDPVEKPIFHDPVSEKITAMAGHTISLNCSAAGTPTPTLLWVLPNGTELPSGQQLQRFYHKGDGMLHISGLSSVDAGAYRCVARNSAGYTERLVSLKVGLKPEISNQYHNLVSIINGETLQLHCTPPGGRSARLSWTLPNTMLLEGPQTRGRFSLWENGTLTVCDASVFDRGTYVCKVDTEYGPSVMNFPVIVIAYPPRITSEPTPVIYTRPGNTIKINCMAMGIPKAEITWDLPDKSYLTAGAQARLYGNRFLHPQGSLTIQQATHRDAGFYKCTAKNILGTDSKTTYIHVY, encoded by the exons ATGCCATCATCCCGGGCGCGGTGGCCAGCCCTGTCCGTGGTGCTGATTCTGCTCTGGGGTCATCCACCAGCCGCGCTCGCCTGCCCTCACCCGTGCGCCTGCTACGTCCCCAGCGAGGTCCACTGCACATTTCGGTCCCTGGCTTCTGTGCCCGCCGGCATCTCTAAACATGTGGAAAGAATCAATCTGGG atttaatagTATACAGGCTTTGTCAGAAACCTCATTTGCGGGACTGAGCAAGTTGGAGCTGCTTATGATTCATGGCAACGACATCCCCAGCATCCCCGACGGGGCTTTAAGAGACCTCAGCTCTCTCCAG GTTTTCAAGTTCAGCTACAATAAGCTGCGTGTGATCACAGCTCAGACCCTGCAGGGGCTGTGGAGCTTGACGAGGGTGCACATTGACCACAACAAGATCGAATTCATCCACCCACAAGCTTTCAATGGCCTAACCTCCCTAAGGCTGCTCCACTTAGAAGGAAACAAGTTGCAGCAGCTACACCCTGGCACGTTCTCCACGTTCACGTTTCTGGATTATTTCAGACTCTCCACCATCAGACACCTCTACCTAGCGGACAACATGATTACGACTCTCCCCACGGGGATGCTTCAGAACATGCCTCTTCTAGAGAATCTTTACCTGCATGGGAATCCGTGGTCGTGTGACTGCAAGATGAAGGGGTTTCTGGAATGGGACGCCAGATCCAAAG GGACTCTGAAGTGCAAAAAGGACAAAGCCTATGAAGGTGGTCAGCTATGTGCCACGTGCTCCAGTCCCCGAAGATTGTACAAGCAAGAGATTCACAAGTTGAAGGACATTACTTGTCTCAAGCCTTCCATAGAGTCCCCTCTGAGACAGAACATGACCAGGAACAGCGAGGAAGACCAGGAACAAGAAGAAGACGGTGACGGCCAGCTGTCCCTGGAGAGGTTCCAATTCCCCCCGTGGAACATCTCTTTGAATATGACCGACGAGCACGGGAACACAGTGAACTTGATCTGTGACATCAAGAAGCCAACGGACGTGTACAAAATCCACCTGAACCAGACAGATCCCCAAGAGATTGATATAAATGCAACGGTTGCTTTGGACTTTGAGTGCCCCATGACTCGGGAAAACTATGAGAAGCTGTGGAAACTGATCGCGTATTACAGTGAGGTCCCTGTGAGGCTAAACCGAGAGCTCATGCTCGGCAAAGACCCCAAGGTCAGCTACCAGTACAGGCAAGACGCCGATGACGATGCCCTTTACTACACGGGTGTCAGAGCCCACGTTCTTGCAGAACCAGAATGGGTCATGCAGCCGTCCATCGATATCCAACTCAACCGACGTCAGAGTACGGCCAAAAAGGTGCTGCTCTCCTATCATTCCCACTATTCGTTAACAATGCCCGCCAAAGAGGCCAGGCAGTCTCGGAGCAGAAGCTGGGTCATGATCGAACCCAGCCGAGCAGTGCACACAGCCCAGATCGTCTTGGAAGGGGATCCGTGCCAGCTAAGCTGTAACGTGAAGGCTTCTGAGAGTCCATCCATCTCCTGGGTGCTCCCggatggctctgtgctgaaaggaCCCATGGAGGACCAGCATGGCAAGTTCTCCATCGTCACCAGCGGCTGGCTGAGGATCAGATCAACAGAGCAGTCAGACTCGGGTTTGTACCAGTGCATCGCCCAGGTGAGGGATGAAATGGACCAGATGGTGTACAGGGTCTTTGTGCAACCACCTGCCACTCAGCCTCCCGATGGACATACGCTGACAATTCCAAAGAATGTAGGGGAGCCTGTGATGCTGCCTTGCAGTGCGCTGGCCATACCCGAAGCCCAGCTCAGTTGGATCCTTCCAAACAAAAGGATAATAAACAATCTGGCTAACACGTCACATGCATCCGTGTTGGCAAACGGAACTCTTTCCATCCCAAAGGTCCAAGTCAGTGATGGCGGTTACTACAGATGTGTGGCTGTCAACCGGCAAGGGGCAGATCATTTTACTGTGGGGGTCACCGTGAGTAGGAAAGGATCTGGCCGGTCATCCAAAAAAGGCAGACACCCAGCTGGGAAGACTCTTTCCAGAGTGCCAGGAGATGTCGTAGAGGACGAAGGTGGTTCAGGCGTAGGAGACGGAGAGAGCACTTCAAGGAGATTTCTACATGCAAAGGACCAAGAGGAGCTCCTCAAAACAAAGGACGATGTTGTCGCTGGagataagaaaaccaagaaagggCGAAGAAAACTCAAACCCTGgaagaattctgaaaaagaacCAGAGACGAACATCGCAGAAGGTCGCAGAGTGTTTGAGTCCAGACGAAGGATAAATATGGCAAACAAACAGATTAATCCAGAGCACTGGGCAGACATTTTGGCCAGAGTACGTGGGAAAAATCTCCCTAAGGGAACCGAAATACCCCGCGTCATTAAAACCACCACTCCCCCATCCGTGGGTCCGGAGGTGACGCCCCTTCTGCCTGCCGTCCCTCCCCCCTCGGTAGGGGAGGAGGGTCCTGCACGGACCACAACCAGTGCTGAAGAAACCTCGGCAGATGCATTTCCATTTGGTGAGGACGATCAGGTTTCTGGCACTGTGTCCTCAACCAGGATGGGACCGGACAGTGGACATGACGGAGTGATTCTCACTGAACCCAAAGTGACAAGCACGCATCTGGAAGAATTTATTGACCATGACTTTTCTAAGACTGAGGATACAACTCCCACTCAAGTTGACCCAAAGTGGGCTACCGCCAATGTACTGATATCCATCCCTTATGAATCTTCTCCTACTCTCCAGACCCTGCACACGGTCTATGAAGAGCCCACCAATGAAAACACAAGCACAGAGAGCTGGCCTGCAGGAGATGTTGGGTCCATGCCAGAGCCTACGTCAAATGGGTATGAGTCTCCACTGGGTGCCATCGCCTTGGCTGAGTCTGAGACTGTGTCCTACGTTTACCCAGATGTGGAGGCTGACtcacagccagatgaagagaacaggaaagaatTGACTTTTGATCACTTTACGCCAACCCCCATCGTGTGGGTTGATGACTCCAGGACATCTGAGCCATTAGATAGTGTCCCATTAGGGGAGCCAGCTGTCCAACGACAAGGACATCCACGGAAACAAACAGACAACACCCAGCTTGTGGAAGGTGCTTCAAGCACTCAGGGAAACCCGCTGATTGAAAAGGGCACAGAGGAGAATTCTCAGACACCGCAGGAAGGAGATATGCCCGAGAGAGACCCCACAAACTCCGGAGATCCTAAGAGTATGGGAAAGCGAGTCAAATCTACCCCTCCGCTGGACTCTGCCCCCGGAGCGATGAATGGCATCACTCCCTCGGAACATCCCAGCGACACCACACTGGGTGCTCTCTTTGACAAGGACCCCACCACGGTAACAGCAGCGATGCCAACCAAAAAGGCCACTTCGGCTTGGGGGCCGGCCACTCACCCTTCTCGAAAGAGACCCAACGGGAGGAAGAGATTACGCGCCCACAGATTCCGACACAGGCATAAACAAACCCCGCCCACGACTTTTGCCCCGACGGAGACTTTTTCTACTCCACCTACTCAAGTACCTGAGGCGAAGGTTCCAGAGCACGTGGAGAGTTCACCAGTGCCGACATCTTGGATTGGCCGCACAGTTGGGGTCCCCGAGCAGGTGCAAATGGAGAAGCAGGCAGAACCAGTACCCAAAGGAACCCCAAGAAGGAAACACGGGAAGAGGCCAAATAAACATTGGCATTCTACTTCTACAGCGAGCTTTCCCACGTCTGCCTCGACACCCAGCCCTTCCCCAGAAAACAAGCTTAAAAACGTCATTGTCCCCAGTCCAGAAACTCCACTCTTATCTACAACCATTTCTCTGACAACCGGGGACCCACGTGACAGGACTACCATGGAAGTTTCCATGACAAGCACTGCAAAAAGACACTTGTCACCCAATAAGCTCCAGGAGGCCATTCCAGTCACCTATAAACCTATATCGGACGGAAAGGAAATGACGAATTATGGTGTCACAAACATCAATGAGCATAAAACGGACAGCCCGGTCCCTGATGACCCCTTGAGTAATGCTGCCTCACCTTCTGGCTCTGAGGTCTCCACTGTGGGAGACTTTCAGGAGGAATCTGCTCCGTCTAGCTTTCCCAGAACCTCACACTGGAATCCAGGGACAGCCCGGCCTGGGAAGCCACAGACAGACATACCTGTTACCAGCTCTGTGGAAACCCTTACAAACTCACCCTCTCTGAAACGGTCGGAGGATATGGGTTTTCCTTCCGAGTTCCCTCCGTCAGTCGCAGCATCTACACTGTTTCAACC AGTAGAGCCATCTTCAACTGAGGCAGAAACCCCCACCGGTGCTCACGATCATCGTGAAACCACTCCAGCTGCAATCACACCTTGGAATCCTGCCTCGACTCCTGCCCCAGCGGAGGGGACTGCATCCCCATTCCTGGCCACCACTCTTGTGTCCTGGGCACAGACCTTCACGGAGCCCACCTCTCTTTCTTCAAGGACACCACCATTAACAGATTCCAAGGAAAACGTTTTCTTGAATTACGTGGGGATCCCAGAAACCAAAGCAGCCCCGGTGAATAACGGGGGAACTCAGCATGTATTGAGGCCACATGATTTATCCACCCCTTCTTCCAAGCAGAATAAATTTAACTTAACTCCAAAGCGAGAGTTGGGAAAGGAAGCATTGGATGGAAAGACCCAAAACAGTCTTCCACGTGGCCCCGACGGTAAGGCTGGGAGAGTCCAACTTTTCCACCAGCCAGCCAGAGTTCCTTCCAAACCCATCCCACCGAGGGGAACGGTGAGGCCACCACATGTGGCCACAGAAGGCTCCTTTAGGTACTTTGTAACTCTCCAGCCCCCTCGTCACTTGACCAACAAACCAGAAATAACGGCATACCCTTCAAGGGCTTTGCCAGAAAATAAGCACTTTACGACTCCGAGATTACCAAGTACGACAAGTCCCATGGTTTCAGCGCAGAAGCCCAAACCTCGCCTTCCTAGTAAGTTCACTGACCAAGGAATGGACCGGTTCACTGTCAACCCCAAAGTGTTTGGGAATAACAACATCCCGGATCTAAGAGAACCTGGTGGCAAGCTTCCAAGCTCAAGCGTACCCCATTATCCCAATGGAagattccctttctttttcaacaggactctctctttcccacagTTGGGAGTTACTCTCAAGCCCCAGACGCCTACATCCCCTGCCCCCAGCGTAAGAGAGAAAAAAGTCAACCCAGGTCCCTCCAATAGGATACATTCCCAGAGCATCATCCACATGGACTTTGGTCCCCCCGCACCTCCATTATTGCACGCTCCCCGGGCCACGGGGCCGCCCTCAACAAACGCACAGAACATCCCTGTGGTCTACTCCACCCGGAGCTCCGTCCCCAACGTGGTATCTTCTGGCcagccttccagaagcttccatcAGACCAGCTCCAAGCTGTTCTCTGCTGGAGGACCACCCGCATCCAAATTCTGGACGCATGGGGAAAAGCCCCAAATTATCACCAAATCCCCTCAGACTGTGTCTGTCACCGCGGAGACAGATGCTATGTTCCCATGTGAGGCAACGGGGAAACCCACACCTTTCATTACCTGGACAAAGGTTTCCACAG gtgccctgatgaccCCCAACACCAGGTTCCAGCGTTTCGAGGTCTTGCAGAACGGCACCTTTGTCATCCGGAAAGTACAAGTGCAGGACCGTGGCCAGTACATGTGCACGGCCAAGAACCTACACGGGGCGGACAGGATGGGGGTCCTGCTGTCTGTCACCGTGCAGCAGCCCCAAATCCTAGCCTCCCACTACCAGGACGTCACCGTGTACCTGGGAGACACCATTGCCATGGAGTGTCTGGCCAAGGGAACCCCGGCGCCCCAAATCTCCTGGATTTTCCCGGACAGGAGGGTGTGGCAGACCGTGTCCCCAGTGGAGGGCAGAGTCACGCTGCACGAAAACAGGACCCTGTCCATCAAAGAGGCCTCTTTCTCGGACAGAGGCGTCTACAAGTGCGTGGCCAGCAACGCGGCGGGCGCGGACAGCCTGGCCATCCGGCTGCACGTGGCGGCCCTGCCACCCGTCATCCACCAGGAGAAGCTGGAGAACATCTCGCTGCCCCCGGGGCTCAGCATCCACATCCACTGCACGGCCAAGGCCGCGCCCCTGCCCAGCGTGCGCTGGGTGCTGTGGGACGGGACCCAGATCCGGCCGTCGCAGTTCATCAACGGGAACCTGTTCGTCTTCCCCAACGGCACCCTCTACATCCGCAACCTGGCGCCCAAGGACAGCGGCCGCTACGAGTGCGTGGCCGCCAACGTGGTGGGCTCTGCGCGCAGGGTCGTGCAGCTGACGGTGCAGCGCGCGGCGGCCAACGCGCGCATCACCGGGACTTCGCCGCAGAGCACCGACGTGCGCTACGGTGCGACCCTCCGCCTGGACTGCAGCGCGTCCGGGGATCCCTGGCCTCGCATCCTCTGGCGCCTGCCGTCCAAGCGCATGATGGACTCGCTGTTCAG CTTTGACACCAGAATCAAGGTGTTTGCCAACGGGACCCTGGTGGTGAAGTCTGTCACGGACAAGGATGCCGGGGATTACCTGTGTGTGGCCCGGAATAAGGTTGGCGACGACTTTGTCGTGCTCAAGGTGAATGTGGTCATGAGACCGGCCAAGATCGAGCACAAGGAGGAGAATGACCACAAGGTCTTCTACGGGGGTGACCTGAAAGTAGATTGTGTGGCTACCGGGCTTCCCAACCCCGAGATCTCCTGGAGCCTCCCGGATGGCAGCCTGGTCAACTCCTTCATGCAGTCTGACGACGGCGGCGGCCGCACCAAGCGCTACGTGGTTTTCAACAACGGGACCCTCTACTTCAACGAAGTTGGCATGCGGGAGGAAGGGGATTACACCTGCTTTGCTGAAAACCAGGTTGGGAAGGATGAGATGACTGTGCGAGTGAAGGTGGTGACCGAGCCCGCCGCCATCCGGAACAAGACGTACGCCGTGGTTCAGGTGCCCTATGGCGACGTGGTCACCGTGGCGTGCGAGGCCAAAGGGGAGCCCACGCCCAGGGTGACGTGGCTCTCTCCAGCCAACAGGCTGATCCCCGCCTCCTCCGATAAGTACCACATATACCAGGATGGCACTCTTCTCATCCAGAAAGCCCAGCGCTCAGACAGCGGCAATTACACCTGCGTGGTCAGGAACAGCGCCGGGGAGGACCGGAAAACGGTCTGGATCCACGTCAACGTCCGGTCGCCCACCATCAACGGGAACCCCAACGCCATCACCACGGTGCGGGAGATCGCGGCCGGGGGGAGTCGCAAACTCATTGACTGCCAGGCGGAAGGCATCCCCACTCCGAGGGTCTTGTGGGCCTTTCCCGAGGGCGTGGTTCTGCCGGCCCCTTACTATGGGAACCGGATCACCATCCATCGCAACGGCACGCTGGACATCAGGAGTCTCAGGAAGAGCGACTCCGTGCAGCTGGCGTGCATCGGCCGCAATGAGGGAGGGGAAGCCAGGTTGATTGTCCAGCTCACGGTCTTGGACCCCGTGGAGAAGCCCATCTTCCACGACCCGGTCAGCGAGAAGATCACAGCCATGGCTGGCCACACCATCAGTCTCAACTGCTCGGCTGCAGGGACCCCGACGCCCACCCTGCTGTGGGTCCTTCCCAACGGGACAGAGCTCCCGAGCGGCCAACAGCTACAGAGATTCTACCATAAGGGTGACGGCATGTTGCACATCAGTGGCCTCTCCTCCGTGGACGCGGGGGCCTACCGCTGCGTGGCCCGCAACTCGGCCGGCTACACGGAGAGGCTGGTCTCTCTGAAGGTGGGACTGAAACCCGAGATCAGCAACCAGTATCACAATCTGGTGAGCATCATCAACGGGGAGACCTTGCAGCTGCACTGCACCCCTCCAGGGGGCCGGTCAGCTCGCCTCTCTTGGACGCTCCCCAACACCATGCTGTTGGAGGGCCCCCAAACACGGGGGCGCTTTTCCCTCTGGGAAAATGGCACCCTCACGGTGTGCGACGCCTCCGTCTTCGACAGGGGGACCTACGTGTGCAAGGTGGATACAGAGTATGGCCCTTCCGTCATGAACTTTCCAGTTATCGTGATCGCTTACCCGCCCCGCATCACCAGTGAGCCAACACCCGTCATCTACACGCGGCCCGGGAACACCATCAAGATAAACTGTATGGCCATGGGGATTCCCAAGGCCGAGATCACCTGGGACCTGCCGGACAAGTCATACCTGACCGCCGGGGCGCAGGCCCGTCTCTATGGGAACAGATTCCTTCACCCCCAGGGCTCACTGACCATCCAGCAGGCCACACACAGAGACGCGGGTTTCTACAAGTGCACTGCAAAAAACATCTTAGGCACTGACTCGAAAACTACTTATATCCACGTCTACTGA